From Oryza brachyantha chromosome 9, ObraRS2, whole genome shotgun sequence, a single genomic window includes:
- the LOC121055373 gene encoding cyclin-D3-2-like, translated as MAFATFDSLYCPEEHLDLFHDHDHDQLELHRPPPLLDHDLPPLFGELRGKEEEALLADHEDGYGGVAGREAAVGWALRAVARLGFSALTAALAVAYLDRCFLGGAMQLGDRPWMSRLAAVACVALAAKVEETRVPMLLDLQLCAATAADEAYVFEAKTVRRMELLVLSALGWRMHPVTPFSYLHPLLGAGDAARLCQCEAALLAVMADCRWPRHRPSAWAAAALLATAGWCRGEDDGELLALIDAPKDEMAECAKIISEEAAAGIVIGGDNKRKRVAGLGLYSPPASPSGVIGASACFSCESSSSSIDSRFAAFAPCSASPDTPVRPVKRSTAATTTTAVPDEESRDAWPPSAYAGSG; from the exons ATGGCTTTTGCCACCTTTGATTCGCTCTACTGCCCCGAGGAGCACCTCGACCTGTTCCATGACCATGACCATGACCAGCTGGAGCTCCACCGACCCCCGCCGCTCCTTGACCACGACCTGCCGCCGCTGTTCGGGGAGCTcagggggaaggaggaggaggcgcttCTTGCGGATCATGAGGATGGCTACGGTGGTGTGGCTGgccgggaggcggcggttggGTGGGCGCTGCGCGCCGTCGCGAGGCTCGGCTTCTCCGCGCTCACGGCCGCGCTCGCCGTTGCCTACCTCGACCGCTGCTTCCTCGGCGGTGCCATGCAGCTCGGCGACCGCCCGTGGATgtcgcgcctcgccgccgtcgcctgcgtcgcgctcgccgccaAGGTGGAGGAGACGCGCGTCCCTATGCTGCTCGACCTCCAGCtctgcgccgccaccgccgccgacgaggcctACGTGTTCGAGGCCAAGACGGTGCGCCGCATGGAGCTGCTCGTGCTCTCGGCGCTCGGCTGGCGGATGCACCCCGTCACGCCCTTCTCCTACCTCCACCCactcctcggcgccggcgacgccgcgcgcCTCTGCCAGTGTGAGGCCGCATTGCTCGCCGTAATGGCCG ATTGTAGGTGGCCTCGCCACCGCCCATCGGCatgggccgcggcggcgttgcTCGCGACGGCTGGCTGGTGTCGCGGcgaagacgacggcgagctccTAGCCCTCATCGATGCCCCCAAG GACGAGATGGCGGAGTGCGCCAAGATCATCtccgaggaggcggcggccggcattGTCATCGGCGGCGACAACAAGCGCAAGCGCGTGGCGGGGCTTGGGCTCTActccccgccggcgagccccaGCGGCGTGATCGGCGCGTCGGCCTGCTTCAGCTGCGAGAGCTCGTCCAGCAGCATCGACTCGCGGTTCGCCGCCTTCGCGCCGTGTTCGGCGTCGCCGGACACCCCTGTGCGGCCGGTCAAGCGCTcgaccgccgccaccaccaccacggcggTCCCCGACGAGGAGAGCCGGGACGCCTGGCCGCCGTCCGCCTACGCCGGATCCGGATGA
- the LOC102717927 gene encoding uncharacterized protein LOC102717927, translated as MKIASPRAIRWIELNHKQLWARCLFSIHSKCDYVTNNIAETFNNSINHKKSLPVIELMDAIRQKIMEKMYVRRNLAAKLTGKVLPHIMKDMHTKSRGLHGYVIHKGCEMTVEIEGVHRDLTPWTHTVNLPARQCTCNKWQLAGIPCSHAINLICSYRNVDLADYVDNYYSVSKFQAAYVGYIEPIPDKTQWPHVDLGFKLWPPKLKRAAGRPRTRRIMGAEEGGSGASHKRKQCKRCGQFGHMQKTCNETDYDSDAPPAAPPKPKRKRVKKQKEAIEEQPASLLILMTPTATSMDSPGAVTRSRARALSFQAQEKDSTSPTNKNIKAKIRKKSKTHVST; from the exons ATGAAAATTGCATCCCCAAGGGCTATTAGATGGATTGAACTGAACCATAAACAACTGTGGGCACGATGCTTGTTCTCAATACATAGCAAGTGTGACTATGTTACAAATAACATAGCAGAGACCTTTAATAATTCGATAAATCATAAGAAATCACTACCTGTCATAGAACTGATGGATGCAATAAGACAAAAGATCATGGAGAAGATGTATGTCAGGAGGAACCTTGCTGCCAAGTTAACAGGAAAGGTGCTCCCACACATCATGAAGGACATGCATACAAAGAGTAGAGGCCTGCACGGCTATGTTATACATAAGGGTTGTGAAATGACCGTAGAAATTGAAGGGGTGCATAGGGACTTGACTCCATGGACGCACACGGTTAACTTACCAGCAAGGCAGTGCACGTGCAACAAGTGGCAGCTAGCTGGGATCCCATGTAGTCATGCAATCAATTTGATATGTTCCTATAGGAATGTTGACCTTGCTGATTATGTCGATAACTACTACTCAGTTTCCAAGTTTCAGGctgcatatgttggttacatTGAGCCAATTCCAGACAAGACACAATGGCCTCATGTTGACTTGGGATTCAAGCTTTGGCCACCAAAACTTAAGAGGGCAGCTGGTAGGCCAAGGACCAGAAGGATCATGGGAGCTGAAGAAGGCGGTTCTGGTGCATCCCATAAAAGAAAGCAATGCAAAAGATGTGGTCAGTTTGGGCATATGCAAAAGACTTGCAATGAGACTGATTATGACTCAGATGCACCCCCTGCAGCCCCTCCCAAACCAAAGAGAAAGAGGGTAAAGAAGCAAAAGGAAGCCATAGAAGAACAACCTGCATCCCTACTAATACTGATGACACCAACTGCAACCTCAATGGACAGTCCAGGAGCAGTCACAAGGAG CCGAGCCAGAGCACTCTCATTTCAGGCACAAGAAAAGGATAGCACCAGCCCGACCAACAAGAATATCAAGGCCAAGATCAGAAAGAAGTCTAAGACTCATGTTTCAACCTGA